In one window of Carassius carassius chromosome 38, fCarCar2.1, whole genome shotgun sequence DNA:
- the LOC132119362 gene encoding bcl-2-like protein 15: MAAAGIQTQTYHVIHCLLQNEHDINMMETDGPEDENSFDPVKIASKLRELGDDYDEKVIQPLMKNVQSAAADRVLTVFSDSVDSLCKTWVVERAEVVSEKQLLKAAITLGLFMKKNSPSMTNVVEDAMMGFVNNRLTNWIAEQGGWVSVAKNSMC; this comes from the exons ATGGCGGCAGCCGGcattcaaacacaaacatacCACGTCATACACTGCCTATTACAAAATGAACACGATATTAATATGATGGAGACTGATGGTCCTGAAGATG AGAACTCATTTGACCCTGTAAAAATAGCCTCTAAGCTCAGGGAACTGGGTGATGATTATGATGAGAAAGTGATCCAGCCACTGATGAAGAATGTACAGAGTGCTGCAGCCGATCGT GTGTTGACTGTGTTCAGTGATAGCGTGGACAGCCTGTGTAAGACGTGGGTTGTGGAAAGAGCAGAAGTGGTCTCAGAGAAGCAGCTCCTCAAGGCTGCCATCACCCTGGGACTCTTTATGAAGAAAAACAGCCCTTCCATGACGAATGTAGTTGAGGATGCTATGATGGGATTTGTCAACAACCGTCTAACAAACTGGATTGCAGAGCAAGGGGGCTGG